The Falco cherrug isolate bFalChe1 chromosome 20, bFalChe1.pri, whole genome shotgun sequence genomic sequence GCCGCTCAGGCTGCTTCAGTGTGGGGACgtggtggctgctgctccttctgcccACGGCAGGACGAGGCAAAGCACCGGGGCGAGAGCTGCTTGGGCAACCGGCCACAATAATCCCTCCATCCGCTTCATCGTATTCAGGCACTCGCCCGATACAACCTTCGCAGTGCTTTGAAAACctggtgcctgcaggcagcagctgccctgggggaGTGAGGGGGCTCAGGCGCCCAGCTAAACACCCTGCAAATGCTCCTTGCCCGATCCCCCCTCTTCTACAGCTCCACAGTTCTCTTCTACAGCTCCACACTTCTCCCCCTGAGCCCTCCcactgggaaggagcagcacaAACTGGTGGCATTGAACGCTTGCCACTGGGTTGGCAGGACCACCAGCATCCCTCGGTCCCTGCATTTCTCAGCGGCTGTGAAAAGACGGGCTGCAGCGTGAAAGCCGTGATTCTTGCCGGCtcagctgccccctgccctgccagccccagcgctgGCTCACGGAGCTCAGCATCTTTCCTGCCTCCTGCTTTTGATCTATAAAGCTTTGCTTGGCGGCAGTGACCCAGCCGCATCTCTGCGCATTTCCAGTCTGCTGGGGGGGGCCCTCCGGGAATGTCAGTTTGCATTTGGTCCTGGCCCTCTTAACCTTGGCCCCTGGCCCCAGGGTGGGCTACGGCCATTAAACCTTGGCTACCTGGGCTTTCGGCACCATGGGGATGGTTTCCGCAGCGCTCCGGTGCTCGTGGCTTTCTGCTGGTGGGGATGGCTGGGGGGATGCAGACAGATCCATGCATGCGCTGGATGGGCTGGATGGCACCacaaccccctccccccccccaagcccctctgctccccaggcaccCCTTGCCTGTGGGGTAGCTTGTTCCTCGCTGATGCGAGCTTTTTCCAGAgggaaaagctgagcacagagccttcccagtgccccccagtaGCTCCCCTCACCGAGCAAGGCGcacctttctcttccctcagggCTTTCAGGGCTGGAATCCTTGGGCTGTAGCAGCCCTCTCCAGGTTTTCCAGTCgcagcctcctgcccctccaggTGTCTCAGCTGGGagtgtcccaggctgtcccctcTAAGGCAGGCATGAGGAAAGCCCTGGTCCCACAGTAAGATGCTCCTGGCATCACAGGGCAAATGCCCCGAGCCTTCAGAGAGCCGTCGGGTGGCGTGCAGCGGTGGGGGATGCAGTGGATGCACTTTCCATCCTCCTGGATACCGCTCTTTTAGTGGTCAGTGCCCTAAAATACCTTCGGCTGTCCTGGTTCTGTACTGGGCCacgagcagcagcagaaatctcATGTGCCTCATGAGATGGCAACTGAGGCTGTAAGAGCCTGTAGCCCCATGGGCTTTAACATTTTTACTTCACCCCGCCCAAGGACCCAGCTCAGATATTGAATGATAAATGGTCTTGGAGGCTGTTTCACTTGCCTCGGTCTCTTGAGATGTTTTGGTTGCTATTAATTCTGACTGGttcttccagagctgctgctgggatgtTTGCCTTTTACACCGCCACGATGCATCCCTGAGGGCCATTTGAGCAGCAAGAGCCTGGGAAGTTCAGcgtacagaaagaaaagcagcagcagcagcaagggaagcACTGCGGTGGTGGCAGCAGAGCTAGCGGCCAGGGCCACTGCGGCCAGGGCATCTTTCCACACCAATGACCCAAGAAAACAGGACAGCCTTGCGGGGAGCTGCCAGGCGCCTCGAGCCTGTCCCCACTGAGGACCAGCTCTGCACAAATGGCATCTCAGCATCCCCCCGCAACgcgagggaggggagggggctgccgcagcccctggccagggaGGGCGAGCAGCCAGTGCCTGGCACTTGgatcctgctgcttccctgctccctgcgGAGGCAGATGGGGTGCTCCCTCCCCCACCAGACCTGTCTGGTCTGTCACACACCTCAGCCACCACCCGTCCCGCTTATCTCTGCAGGCTTTGCCGGTTTTCTTGCAGTCTCCAGACCTCCCTTTGCGGGGTGGGAGGGGAACAGGCACCCAGCTGATGGCCCAGGGAGGCTTAcggccacctcctgcagccacagcccatTCCTTCCTACACCTGTACGCAGCACAGCTCAGGTTTGACAGTTGCTGCCCACTCCTGCAGATTTGCTTATAGGGCGAGTTCGGTTAATAGAGAGCCACTGGGAGTTTAAACTAATCAGTGGACCAGAAACTGCATTTGTAGAGACCGCCAGATTAAATTTTCAAAGGCATAAAGGCGCTAGGTGATAGAAAAAGGGAGATGTGCTTGCCAAATACTGCTGTGCTTACGTGGAAAGAAGGGAGACGCGGTGATTATATCACACACGGATGATGAGAACAAATGCATGCGGGTGAGAGGACTTGGTAGCAACAGTTCCAGCAGGGACATGGGGCTGAATGTTTGCAAAGGCTCTGGGGaccctgcaaagcaaaagaaaaacatcgTGATGCTGAAGGCTGTTATTGGCATAGTGCCTTGCTGGGTTTCTTtcctcccaggctgcagctgggcgTTTTCATACTCTTGCAACCTGCACCCAGCACAACAGCATTCCATCGTTGCTTGAGCTTTTCTTGTGCTGGTAATTCAGATGCTCCAGTTCCCCAAACAGCCTTCACGATGCAGCTGAAGTCTAAGACCTGGCTGGGAGAGCAGACACAAAATACAAAGTCAAAAGCCGTCTTCGCTTGCAGCTATTGACACAGTGAGGCCAGGGGCAGCTCACGTCAGCTCAGACTGGTGGGTCGGGCATAGACAACCTGCAAATGCTCCACAGCATTTAAGGATTCAGGGTGGAGTGAGAGGTTATTCAAGGCAGGTGCTTCAGCTCCAAACTGACTAAATGCAGCTAGGGCCCctgtatttttcactgaagtgtCTGTGTGCATTTCAAGAGCTAGAGAGATACATTAGACACAAACAGAAGTCAGGCACTAAGACATCTTGAGAGGATGCCTGGTTTGACGATTAAAAACGAACAGAGCCAAGCACTATGCATTTTCCAAcgctgtttatttgttttctggagcCCACCGACACAGCTGGATCTGGCAATGGagcagcttcttttttctttaaagtgtcTATGCGACATTAAGTCAAGGCTAACACTGTAGTCAAAGGCATTTagagagggcagcagcagaagcaatgaGAGGTGTTGGGAGGAGGCTGtacagcagggcaggaggggcagggagcaccTTCCCTCCCACTGCCGCAGTGGGGACAGGGTGCAGAAACGCCTATCATCTTTTTGGTTATCTGTACCAGACAAACACAGCACCATGCAACACAATCTGCAGCTGGAAATGAATGGGTGGAGAGCAGGATGCGGAGCGGCATTGCAGGCTGCTTTGTCAGAAGCTGTGtgcctgtggcagggagcaGTCGGATGAGTAACCGGGCTGTCAGCAGCTGGGACACAAGCTCCCGAGTGGCATTTGCTTGCTGAGGGGAACCACAGTTCTCAGGATGCATCGACTGGGATAGATAGACCTCTCCCTTGGAGCCAGATCCACACTGCTGCATTTCAAATGGAGTTCAAGTACCTAAAATACCGTGTAAAGAGCCACCTAtatattttcttcccaaaaggTGGACTACTGTGGTGTCTCATCAGGCTAAGGTTCCTTCCCAGAGTGCCTTTGCTCCCAGCTCTGGCCCAGACCTGCACCTTCCATGGTGACTTGCTGTCCAGCCTAGCTGAAGGCAGCACCACCTCAAAGCATCACTCCTCTTCTAAAGGAAGATTGAAAGAATACCTTCTCCCGGTCACACTCTGCTGCTAGCAATCCCACCCGCCTCCCACCCTGCAGGCCAGGTCCCACACAGCCCCCCGCCCCACGCTGTGCGTGCTGTGTAGCTGCACACAGGCGCAGAGGCTGGGCTGTAGGTTCAGGAGGgtggcacacacacacaggatCGCTCCCTTTTACATTGTTTCACCCAGTCACAGACCTTCCAGCACCTGAATACTCCTCTGCCAAGTGGTTCCATCACCCCAAGCAATCcgcacagcagcagccaaccCAGAAGTCTCCACGGTGGGGGGTGACACGAGCACCCCGGGTTGCAGCTGGGACCTTTGCTCAGCCCTAGAGCCTGAGAGAAAGGCTTTGGCAAGGCGGGCTGGCTCCCGCAGCCAGCACCATGCCCTGTCTCAGCCAGTTACTGTACAAAATGGACAAACACACACACGTTATTTACAGCCCGGTTTTCACATGATGGAGCAGCTCTTGGCTCGGTCTTTCCTGATCTCTGTGTCGTTCAGTAAGTCCGTCCTGCCAGGCATCTGTGATGCCCGCTTCAGTCCCCGTTTGGAGTTGCTGCGCTTCAAGTTCTTGTGCACCCTGTTGACCGAGGCAAGCGTGGTCACATGAAACACATCCCGAACGCTGTTCTCCGAGACCTTGGAGGAGCACTCTGCATAGGCCACTGCCCCGATCTGCCGTGCCAGCGCGCTGCCCTGTGGTCCAGAGAGAGcgggaggaagaaggaagaaggttAAGCCACCAGCACTCTGCAAGGAGCATCCTTTCACATCGCCGGCAGCCCTGGCTGCGCTGGCAGCCCCACCGGAGCGCCGGGGCACAGTCGACAGCGGCTCTCCCACAACGTCCACTCATCACCCATTCACTCGGTGCGAGACCACCAGACGTGAGGGTCTCTCCCGAGCAGACAGTGCTACTGGGTGCTGGACCCTGCATCAACTGCAGGTTCTCACTAACGTGGTGCCCCCCCCGCAGCCGAGGACAACCCCTCTCAGCGGGACAGTCACCTAGGACCTGCTCTGCTCAACGTGGCACCAGGCACAGAGCAACCCAGGGCACGGCCACCCCTGCACCGCACCAAAGACTGGGGTCCCCGGGCCAGCCTGGGGACTCCACTGGGTccactggcagctgcagccccccagacccccccgGCTGTGGCCAGCACccctccagcagtgctgccccGACACTGAACCCAAGCAGGAGAGTCACTTGGAGCAGAAAGAGCTGCACTGAACTAGGAGCTGCAGAAGCACAACACTCCCCTTTTGCCAGTCCAACTTGTCAAATCGGGCATCTTCACCACCTCTGCGGACAAACTTTTCAGCTCCTCACCAGGAGACTGTTCAGCAGAGCATCAGGAACAAGTCAAGGTCTGCCAGAGCTGGGGCAAAGAGCGCCGTAAGCATGAGCAGCTCAGCATCCATGAGCCAGGATCAAACCAGCTTCAGACCGAGACCTGGGCACAGCGGGTCGTTCACTGCTGAGCTTCCTCGGACCAGTAGCTCCTACAGAaaagccccctccctgcctcccctccctgaGCCCTAGGGGGATGGCTGCTGAAACACACCTGCTCGTGCGTCACGGGGATGAGGCGCTGCTTGGAAAGCTCCCGGAGCGTGTTTAGGTCTGTCCGCATGTCCAGCTTGCAGCCGACCAGCACAATCTTCGCGTTGGGGCAGAACTCCTGAGTTTCCCCTTGCCACTGCAGAGGAGACAAGAGGGAGAAGGTGCTCAGGGGCTGCCGGTGTACAAGACGCTTCAAGAGGTCCAGTGGCACCTCCACGTCAAGTTTGTtttggcagcaggcagcctgcGAAAGGGGCAGGTTGGAGCGACAAAGGCAATCACAGGGTCTCAGCTCATTGCTCGCAGCCCCTTTCCAACCAAGACCCCCCAGCCTTGGGGGGAGGACAGGCCAGCAGAGTCGTGCCATCAGCTCCTCCCGGACACCATTGCCCAGCCAAACACTCCATGACTCCCTGCCACGGCAGAGCCCACCGGTCTgatccacagcttctcctgctcccaccagccAGCGGCACTTCCCACTCCCACGGAGGAACGGCAGCCACGGCAGCCCGGGGTCCCTGCGCCTGCTGACCACCACCACGGGCTGCCGAGCCGCCCTGTCCCGGCTCATCTCTGCACAGGACCTGGAACTGGACCAGTCAGGCTACCCAGACTGCTACTGGTGCCGCTCCAGCACCACTTGTAGGTCTCTTGCCTCGGACCTGGGCTGGTGCCGCCGTGAGAGGGGATGGGGCATGGGCAACGGTGGGCACCATGGTGAGGGGGGGCTGTCAGGGGGGAcgcaggctgggagcagctctggaggCTGTGCTGGAGATGGGAAGCACAGGGCCGGCCAGCTTTCGGTGTTCTGCATGTAACACGAAGCTCTCATGGGATGGGGTTTGGAAAGCAGCCCCCCGAGGGCCAGACCGCACGCGCTCGGGTGCGTGTGGCTTTTCCAAACGGGGGGTCGCAGCTGCTCCGAGACTGATGGACTCATCAGGGCACGTTAATGACTGCCACAGGCAAGGATGGGAATGGTCAGCGTGCCTCTCGGATAACTTTATGCTCGTTTGGGCCAGATATGCCCTGCAAACCTCTCAAATCAAAGCTGCAGCCCCCTGCGCTGGGCCACAGGAGCCCACTCGTGGGCACGGCTGTGGAAAAATAaccaccccacagcccagcacacagAGCTGGGGCTCCAAAGGTCACCCTTGCTGGTCCTCCCAAAGTCACCCTTGCTGGTCCTCCAAAGGTCACCCTTGCTGGTCCTCCAAAGGTCACCCTTGCTGGTCCTTCTGAACCACAGGCGGCAGGGAGCTCTTTGCAAATCACACTCATTACTTGCTTATTATTGGGAGCCACCTGTTAAAGACTTTAAGATATTCAGAGCGCAGCTACAGCCAGGGAAATAAAGAACTGAAGCAATGGAAGAAGGCCAGGGCAAACATCCACTTCCTTCATACTAACAATCCCTTTCAGAGCTCCAAAAATTAATGCCCAAAGCGCAGTTAATTGTCCGCAGCAGTAAATAAAACCATCACCTGTGACCTCCCCCTGGGGAGACCTGTACAACCCCATCAGCACATCAACACCCTGGTTACTGATCTGGTGTTTCTGAAGCAGGAGGCAGACAATAAAGAGATTACCCCTGGCTAAAGATGTCACTTGGAATTAGCAATTTCCTTCTGCGCTAACTGGCGGCTAGGCATATGCCTTAGGCAATTAGAAGGGCAAAGAAAACCAAGCCCACAACCCAGTGTCCATAGCCTGGTGGAGAAAGGGAGCACCAAGAACGCCCCAAGTTTCATTCAACCGATATCAGACCGAAGCACtgcaaaacagggaaaaatcttattttccatCAGGAGATGGGCTCAAGTATCTTCACCATGaacctccttccctgctgccagcgACATCTGTCCACCAGGACTCACGGACAtgcccagcacccagggctgcacagctactgggagatgctggtgtCACAGCTGCAACGCACCCACAAAAGGAGGATGATGCTGTTCTTTTTGAGCAAGAATTCAAGCACCCTAATTTACTTGAAGGATGAAAATCCTCAAAGGGATTGAGCTATCGGGTTTGTTCTTGCCAGGCAGAGGTCAGGGCTGCCTGGAATGACACAGGGCTCCCCGATCCGTGGGAGAGGTGCCACCCTCTTTCCACATGACTGACACCTTAGGGAGCCCAAGATTTGCTGTGCTATCGAGACTTGTCAGAGTGAAGGCACTACCCCACGAAAACCTGCTTTGTACAAAATGAAGAGCTGCTTGTTCGCATTCTCTCAGCTGGCTCCTTCCCTTCATCTGTAAAGGCAGCCCAGACATCAGAAGGGCAGCGATAATAAAGATTTCCTCTGCTGAAttagcatttctgctgcttccttcttcGCCTGATATCAAGACCCAAAACCCATTTCAACTTCACGGCGTCTCAGGAATTTTCCTCACCTCCATAGGCTGCATGCCTGCACCAAAGGAAACAAGGCATCTACTCAGAGGCACTTAAAAAATCCCCTGTGATTTAGGGTTTATTTTAAGTCACCGTATCAAAAAGACATTGCCTAACAGTACTCAAAGCATCCGTGATGCTGCACAGGGAAGACCGTGCACTGAGTGAGCAAGTGTGGGCTCACATGAAGAGTGCACAGAGAGACACAAATAAATCCCAACCCCAGCTAATTATTGACGGGTTTGCATCTCACTAAGGTATAAATGATTTGCTTGCATTACTATTCTGCTGACTTCCAAGCCGAGCAGTGAATTCTTTCAGCCCAGATGAAACACGCCTCCCTCCACCCAGCACACTTGGTACCCAGGACCTGCTCTGGAAACAAACACTGAGCCATTGACCGAGTTATCTGAAGGGTCTTTGTCCCCTCACCAGGACACTTCTGAGACACAGACCTACTTCTcagccctcccagcagctgagTAAGAGGCACTTGCTTCAGCACAACATTTGGCAAAATGTGGAGAGGCCAAGAGGGCAGCCAGTACAATGGGACTTGTTCAGCATGGCCagtccagccccagcagcctggggctcGCTGGGGAGAACAGCTACAGGAATCACTATTCCGTAGTGCTTTTCACGCCTCGGTGTCTCCGACAGCTTCGCAAACAAGATGCCAGCCAAGGCTGGCCTCTGGGACAGGATGCAGCCGCCAGTGAGCTTTGCTGTGAGAGCTTGCTGAAACCACATCTCCCTGAATTCCATGGAAGGAAGCAGGGCATGGCCAGAAACAAGGGATATGAGTGACCAGGAGGCTATTTACCCTCTCCCCTGAGCAGCACCCTGAGTTGCTGCACTTCATCCCATCTCGGAGGAAAGCCTCGCATGGGAACCTCTCCCCAGGGGCCACCCACTGCCCCAGAGCATGGCAAGCAGGGACGGGCCGCGGTGCTCCGCAGTGGGTCCCCAGCCTGGTGGGGCTCTCTGAGACCTGCCAGCTAGAAACACCCGCTTTGCTGAAAGACACTaaggaaaattattattctAATAAATAATACTTTCTTATATgctaataaatataaatatatatataaaaaataatattctaatAAATAATATTAGCTTGGCTGCTAACGCAGAGCATGGCCGGtcagctctgccagggcaggcagtgtTCAGGGTCCTGCATGCTCTCCACTTCAGTGGCATTGTGCCGTCTCGTTTTATTCATTCATAGGCTTGAAATCCAGTGCCACAGCTCATTATTCTTGTTGTCAAGCTACAGAGAGCTGATTGCTGTCTTTCCTACTGTGCAGATGTGACAGCCAAAAACCCGAGCTCTCTACTTGCATAGAAACAGGCACCAGGAGCCACTTCTCAACTGCTGCAAGCGACCCATCGCACGCTGACTGGTGGCTCTGCCAACAGGAGATGCCCACCACTTCCCAAGGTCCATGGAAAACGGAGAAAACACCCTACGCTTCTCCCTGTCCCCAcgtttgtatgtgtgtgcacacgcaGACCCCGCGCACACGCCAGCTACCGTGAGCAGCACCATTCCCCGGGCTCCTTCCAGATGGAAAGAGCTTGCTTTCTGCACAGCCCgcgtggggagcagcagcagccacccatCCTCATCCGAGCGTGCTGGAAGCCAAGGCTTGGCCCCAGGGTCAGAGCTTTTAGCCCTGATGACAGCCTCAGGGAGCAGGGACCGCAGCAGGGACCGCAGGGTGCTCCCCgcgctgctgcagagctgtctcGCCAGCCGGGAGGGCACGCCGGGCACTCACCTTCTTGAGCACACTGTCCAGCGTCTCCGGGCGGCTGATGTCAAAGCAGATGAGCACAGCGTCCGAGTCCGGGTAGGCCAAGGGACGGACGTTATCGTAATACGCCGAGcctgcagagaggagcaggaggagagcgGTGAGCAGCAAGTCTCATCCCACTGACTGTTCATTACCCAAACGGGCAggcaggacccccagcccccccctgcctggcacagagcTCTCCAGTTCCAGTAAGAACTGGAGATGTTGCCACATGATGCAAACAAACAACCGCTCTGTCGGAGGTGAAGGATGCTGACCGAAGCTTCTGACCAGGAACCAGACACCGTTAGGTTCAGCAGTTTGGATTGCAGAGGGATCGGTCCCTTTGTTTAGGTGCGGCAGACAAGAGGGTTTGTCCTTGTGCCCTTACATCTATCCCTTTGCAGAGtggaaataaatgcaagttTTGCATCCCTAGGGAGCAGCCGGCAAGTCAGAGGCGGCAGAGCTGcgctgccagggcaggctggctctgcaggagagGGTGCCTGGAAGGGCTGTGGCACTGCGGAGCATcacatccctgtccccaccacTTGCTATGCAACCTGTGCCTTGCCATGCGGTCGCTGCACCGCTCACGGTGGAAAGGTGTGGCTGAGAAAACGCAGGGAACGCCGCTGCTGATTTTTCTGCTCCCTTGCTATCTTTGTACAGGAGAGCTCACTCACGCAGCTCGTGAGAATTTCAGATAGCTAAAAGAATTGGTTTTGCTCAGGATTcgtgcaggaaaaaaagacagtcaGATTCTTTTTGGTACCTAAAAGATGCGATGGGATTTGGTGAACAAGCTGTAAAGGGGAGGGGATGAGTCTGTATTCTGCAGGATTTCTCAGTGAGCAGGCAGAGAGCCCAGCCTGActcctgcacagctcctgccGCACACACACGCGTGCGCACATGCACACCCCCCCCCTTCGATACGAATTTCAGGCATTAAACTCATTGTCCCACACTGCTTTTATCCGAAGCGTGTCCTGCGTGCCACTGTGGATGCCTCAGCCCCCAGTAACGGCGCGATCAGCTCACGGCTGCTTAAAACCAGCGTTTCGGTTTTATGTTTGGCTTTACGATGGCTTAAACTTCCTGGAGGGATGAGAAGCAGATGTTTATTTATGAAAAGGGGAAGCAGAGACACCAGAGTCCTTGTTGAATCTGCCTCCTCGGGGAGCGGATCACCCACCCCGAGGCCAGGAAACCGGATGCGCTTCCTGCGTggccccccaggacccccagacCCCACACTTTCCCACCCTGGGAGGAGGGTGCAGCACCCAGCCCGGC encodes the following:
- the RND2 gene encoding rho-related GTP-binding protein RhoN — its product is MEGHLARCKIVVVGDTQCGKTALLHVFAKDCYPESYVPTVFENYTASFEIDKQRTELNMWDTSGSAYYDNVRPLAYPDSDAVLICFDISRPETLDSVLKKWQGETQEFCPNAKIVLVGCKLDMRTDLNTLRELSKQRLIPVTHEQGSALARQIGAVAYAECSSKVSENSVRDVFHVTTLASVNRVHKNLKRSNSKRGLKRASQMPGRTDLLNDTEIRKDRAKSCSIM